Below is a genomic region from Streptomyces ferrugineus.
AGAAGTACGAGGCGAGGGGGGTGTCGGCACTCGGCCCGAGGATGTTGGCGAACCGCAGCACGCACACGGCGACGTCCGGCCGCCGCCGGGCGAACCCGCGCACATACCCCTCGACCTCCACCGTGTCCTTGGCGAAGCCGCCGCTGGGCAGGGACTTGGGCGGGGTGGTCTCGGTGAAGACGGCCGGATCGCGAGGCGCGGAACCGTAGACATTCGTACTGGACTTCACCACGAGCCGCTTGACGGTGGGCGACTTCTGACACGCGCCCAGCAGCTGCATGGTCCCGATGACGTTGGTCTCCTTGACCATGGTCCGGCTGCCGCTGCCCAGCGCGGTTCCGGTCACGTCCATGTGTACGACGGTGTCGGCGCCGCTCTCGGCCAGTACCCGCGCGATGGTGGGCTGCCGGATGTCGGCCTGGATGAAGTCGGCACCGCCCAGATGGTGCTCGGGCGGGACCGCGTCCACGGCGAGCACCCGGTCCACCTGTGGGTCACGCTGGATCCGTCGTACGAAACGGCCGCCCAGTTGACGGGCCACTCCGGTCACGAGCACGACCTTGCCCAAGATCAGCGCCTTCCTTCCAGCACTCGTACCCCAGCCGAGTTCCCCGTTGCGGCCAACTTAGCGGGTTGACGTTGCGCTGTGATGACCACCCAATGCATGAAGTGACGAGAATTCCCCCTCGCGCACTCCGACCGATACGCGTGTGGCCCCCCACCGGCTGTGGTGGGGGGCCACACTCACGCTGCTTTCGCGGCGTCGCTCGCTTACTTCTTGTTGCGACGCTGAACGCGCGTGCGCTTGAGCAGCTTGCGGTGCTTCTTCTTGGCCATCCGCTTGCGCCGCTTCTTGATAACAGAGCCCACGACTACCCTCGCTCACTTCTCATCACTCGGTGTTTGGGCGCCATGGGCCCACACGACCTACGAGGGGCTAGCCTACCCGCCCGAGCGCTGAGGTCGTAATCGAGGGGACGAGGGTGAATCCTGAACAGCCCTGTGGATCCCCCCTCGCCCGTCGTTGTCAGGCGGTTTCCACCCCCACGTAGCTCTCGCGGAGATATTCGTGAACCGCTTGCTCGGGGACGCGGAAGGACCGCCCCACCCGGATCGCGGGCAGATGACCGCTGTGCACCAGCCGGTACACGGTCATCTTCGACACTCGCATCACCGAGGCGACTTCCGCCACGGTAAGGAACTGAACCTCGTTCAGAGGCCTCTCGCCAGCTGCAGCCATGACACACCTGAACCTTCCGCACTCGACGGCCACCGGCTTCCCCTTCCGGTGACTCTTCGTCGCTGCGTGCTCACTCCCCAATGTAGGGGCCTGTGGTGCGAGTGGGGAAGAGGTGCACCCATCGGCAGTCCTACTGGGACAGACACGCTCGATTGAGTACGTAGCGGGTAAGCGGCAGGTAGTAATCAGACCGCACAGCGTCATCAAGTGGAACGGCGACGGACACGGACCCCTCGGCCTGCCCCACAAAGAGCGCGGGGTCATTCGTATCGGCCGGACCAATGGCCTCAAACCCCAGCTGACCTGCCCCGCAGACCCAGCCGTGATCCCCGATCACCAGCTCGGGCAACGGGCCCCCGACCTCCGCCGCGGCCGCCAGCGCGGTACGAACCGGGAGGGGTGAGTGGGAGTGTGCGCCGGTCTCACGCCCGGTGCTCGGAGCGCCGGCTTCCCGCACCAACGCGACTCCTCGTACGTAGTCAAGGTTGTACGTGCGTAGGCCGAACCGGGTCGTTATGTCGACACAGCGACCATGCGCAGGGGCGAGAACGGCACATCCCGCCGCCGACAACGCGTCCGCCAGGGCGGCGTAGAAGGCGAGCAGTCGATGAGGGTGTCCGGTGCCGATCAGGACCGGGGCCCTGCGCTGGGCGACTGCCGCGAGACGATCCGCGAAGGCATCCAGAGCGGTCAGAGTCAGGTCAGGATCGATCACATCGTGACCGGAAACATGCTGCGGATCGGCCGAAACCCCACACTTCTCCGCCATCAACGCAATAAGTTCGGGCAGCTCCCACACCCCTTCAGGATCCAGCCCGAGCAGCACCCGCGGATCGCGAGCAGCGAACAACCGATAACTCCGCAGACTCCGCTCCCGAGAGGTCCCCACGGCCCCGGCCAGCCGCGCGGCAAGAAGATGGGCACGCAGCCCTCCGACACTCAACACGCCAGCGATGCTGACGGAAGGAGCGCATACGCGAGACGGGAACCGGAAAACACCGCACGGTTGGCCTAACGGGGCGGAGGCCTGCTCGGCGGGTGCGGGCCGCGGGCTTGTCGGAGGTCTACTCGGCGGGTGCGGCGTCGCGGGCTTGTCGGAGGCCTGCTCGGCGCGTGCGGCATCGCAGCCTTGTCGGAAGCCTGCTCGGCGCGTGCGGCGTCGCAGCCATGACGGAAGCCTGCTCGGCGCGTGCGGCATCGCAGCCATGACGGAGTCGGAGGGGGTGCAGGGACCGCAGCCCTGCCACGGCCTGGCCGGCCGGGCCGGAACCCCAGCCCTATGCCCCACCCATCCCGTCCGCCCGGCGGGCCCCGCCTGACCAACCCGGGGGTCCAGGGGGCGGAGCCCCCTGGCGGGGTCGAAGGGGCGGAGCCCCTGGGGATGGGAATGGGTAAGGGCGGCGGGGGCGAAACCCTAGGCGCTCAGCCACCACACCCCAGCTCACCCCCAGAGCCAACCTCCCCTACGCCAACAACCCCCGCAGCGGAAACACCGCCCGCCGAGCCGCCAGCACCGCCTGATCCAGCCGATCCCCGGGGTCGTACCCCGACTCCCAGTCCGCCCAGACCACCGGCCACCGCCCATCAGTCATCCGCGCCGGCGCCAACTGCCGCGTCCGCGCGAAAACCTCCTGCCGCCAGCCCTCCGGAATCACCGCCTCCGGCTCGACCGGCCGCCCCGCCGCAATACCCACCAGATGCGTCCACGACCGCGGCACCACCTCCACCACGGCATAACCGCCGCCCCCCAGCGCAACCCACTTCCCGTCGGCGTACTCGTGCGCCAGGTCATGGCACGCCACCTGCACCGCCCGCTGCGCGTCCAGCGACACCGCCAGGTGCGCCAACGGATCCTCGAAGTGCGTGTCGGCCCCGTGCTGCGTCACCAACACCTGCGGCCGAAAGTCCGCGATCAGCTCCGGCACCACGGCATGGAACGCCCGCACCCACCCGGCATCCCCGGTCCCCGCAGGCAGCGCCACGTTCACCGCCGACCCCTCGGCACTCGCCGCACCGGTCTCCTCCGGCCACCCGGTCTGCGGAAACAGGGTCCGAGGATGCTCGTGCAGCGAGATCGTCAGCACCCTCGGGTCCTCCCAGAACGCCGCCTGGACCCCGTCCCCGTGATGCACGTCCACATCGATGTACGCCACCCGCTCGGCCCCCAGCTCCAACAGCCGGGCGATGGCGAGCGAGGCGTCGTTGTAGATGCAGAAGCCCGAGGCACCACCCGGCATCGCATGGTGCAGCCCACCCGCGAAGTTCACCGCATGCGACGCCTCCCCGCGCCACACGGCCTCCGCGGCCCCGACCGACTGCCCGGCGATCAACGCCGACACGTCGTGCATCCCGGCGAACGCGGGATCATCCATGGTCCCGAGCCCATACGACTGGTCCGCGGCCCCCGGCTCGGCCGAAGCCGCCTTCACCGCATCGATGTAGTCGTCCCGGTGCACGAGCCGCAGCGTCGACTCCCCGGCCGGCTTGGCCGCGACGACCTCCACGTCCCGATCGAGCCCGAAGGCATCGACGAGCTTCCTGGTCAGGGCTAGCCGGACCGGATCCATCGGATGCTCCGGCCCGAAGTCATAGCCCGTTACTGCCTCGTCCCACATCAGCTGTGCGCGGCCGCTCATGCCCGTCACCGTATCGGTCCGGTTGAGCCGCGAACGAACGGGCGTACCCAAGCGTCACCAGCACCAACACCATCGGCACCAGCATGGCCCCGCGATAGCTCCACGCATCGCCCAGCGCCCCCACCAACGGCGAACCGATCAAGAACCCCACATAGTTGAAGACATTGAGTCGCGCCACGGCCGTGTCCGAAGCCCCCGGGAACAACCGCCCGGCCGCCGCGAAGGTCTGCGGCACCAGCACGCACAACCCCACCCCGACCAATGTGAACCCGGCCATCCCGACCCAGGCCCCGGGCGCCGCCGCCACCACCGCGAACCCAGCCGCCGCCACCAGCGCCCCGCCCCGCACCACCACGACGGCGCCGAACCGCCGCACCCCGAAGTCCCCGATGGCCCGCCCCAGCAGCGTGGTCACCATGTAGACGTTGTACGGCACGGTGGCCATCTGCTCGGAGCTCCCCAGCACGTCCTGCAGATACTTCGCACTCCAGTTGGAGACGGTCGAGTCCCCGATGTACGCGAAGGTCATCACCAGACACAGCGGCAACAGCCACTTGAAGACGACGGGCCCACTCTCCCCCGACCCCTCCGCCACCTTCTCGCGCCCGACATCCCCGTCGACGTACCACCGGCTCCCCACCAGCGCGGCCGGCAACAACACCACCACGACCGGCAGATACGACACGACCAGCGCCAGCTCCCAGTGCGCCCCCACCCACGCCAACGAGGCCCCCACGATCCCGCCCAGGCTGTACGCGGCATGAAAACTGAGCATGATGCTGCGCCCGTACGACCGCTGCAGGCTCACCCCGAGCATGTTCATCGAGGCGTCCAACGCCCCCACGGCCAGCCCGAAGGCGGCCAGCGCCACGCCCAGCTCGACCATCCGCTCCCCCGCCCCGACCCCGAGCAGCGCCAGGAGCACGACGGGCTGGGACCAGCGCAACACCCGGCTCGGCGCTATCCGCTTCACCAGCCGCTCGGTCATGACGCTGCCGACACCGGCGAGAACCGGCACGGCGGCGAGGAAGGCCGGCAGCAGCGCATCGGAAACGCCGTACCGGTCCTGGATGGCCGGAATCCGGGTCACCAGCAGGGCAAACGCAACACCCTGAGCAAGGAAGCTCAACGCCAACGAGGCCCTGCCGCGCCGCAGCACATCAGTCATGGCGGCGAGCGTAAGGCCCCGGCGTACTGGTGGGTAGATCCAGCCAAAGATGAATTTTCTTCAGTTTCACTTGGCGGGAGCGAGGTCGGCGGAAGCAAGGCCGTCCTGGAAGGACTCGGCCCTCTCCCCCTCGGCCTCCGACTTCGCCTCCGCGACAACCATCGCGGCCATCGGACCGGCCCCCAGCGCCCCGCTGACCAGGAAGCCCACCCCCATGGCGACCACCATGATCACATTGCCGACCCACACCATGGTGTCCACCGGCAGCGTGTACGCCCCCACGACCCGCACCACGCACTCGGTGAGCAGGACGACACCCCACACCAGCGAGAACATCCGCTCGGCCCGCCGAAACCGCGCCGAACCACCCTGAAGCCGCGCCCACGCGGCCTCCCGCCTCGCGTCCCCCTTCACCACCCACGGCTTCATACCAGCGGTCATCATCGGCTTGCCGAGCCCGACGGAGACCAGAATCCCGATCGCGATCGTGCTGCTGATCGCGCTGTCCTTGGCGATCACCAGTCGCGGGTCCCCGGCCACGAAGCTCAGCAACAACGACACCACGTTCACAACGAGGATGAGAGCAGCCATCCCATTGACCTCGCGCGCCTTCACCACACCCCACCCCGTCCGCACGGCCGGCACGACGCTGCTCAGGGCGAGCGCCATCAGGGTGCTCATCCCGAAGCCGTTCTTGAGGAGGTAGTACGCCCCGATGGGCACCGCGACATCGATGACCAACGGCGCAAAGTTACGCAACTTACTCCGCTTACTCCGCCGACTGGTCGTATCCCCCGTGGTGTTCCCCGTGTTCGTCGTCATGCACCCAGCTTCGCGGCCGACGCGGGACCGCCGGTAGAAACGATCGTCCGGCCCTCACCATGACAAATGTCAGCGCCGCACGCTCCCTCACGTCACGCGAGCAGATCCGCCAACTCACCCATGTCGGAGAAGAGTTGAGACGCCCCGGCAAGCCGCTCGGCAGGCGTCATGGCGGTGAACCCATACACATCCATCCCGGCCGCAACAGCCGCCCGCACCCCCAGCGGACTGTCCTCGACGACAACACACCGCTCCGGCACGACCCCCATCCGCCGCGCGGCATACAGAAACAGATCCGGCGCGGGCTTCCCTCGCCCCACATCCTGCGAACTGAAGATCCGCGAATCGTCGAACCACCTGTCCAGCCCCGTCGCCCGATGCCCCACCCGAATCCGCTCATGGCTCCCGGACGAGGCCACGCAGTACGGCACCCCGTCCGCGGCCAGCGTCTCGAGCACGTCCCCAGCGCCGGCCACGGCTTTCAACTCCCGCTCGAACGCGGCGAACACACGCGCATGGAAGAC
It encodes:
- a CDS encoding phosphatase produces the protein MLSVGGLRAHLLAARLAGAVGTSRERSLRSYRLFAARDPRVLLGLDPEGVWELPELIALMAEKCGVSADPQHVSGHDVIDPDLTLTALDAFADRLAAVAQRRAPVLIGTGHPHRLLAFYAALADALSAAGCAVLAPAHGRCVDITTRFGLRTYNLDYVRGVALVREAGAPSTGRETGAHSHSPLPVRTALAAAAEVGGPLPELVIGDHGWVCGAGQLGFEAIGPADTNDPALFVGQAEGSVSVAVPLDDAVRSDYYLPLTRYVLNRACLSQ
- a CDS encoding 30S ribosomal protein bS22, yielding MGSVIKKRRKRMAKKKHRKLLKRTRVQRRNKK
- a CDS encoding VC0807 family protein, whose product is MTTNTGNTTGDTTSRRSKRSKLRNFAPLVIDVAVPIGAYYLLKNGFGMSTLMALALSSVVPAVRTGWGVVKAREVNGMAALILVVNVVSLLLSFVAGDPRLVIAKDSAISSTIAIGILVSVGLGKPMMTAGMKPWVVKGDARREAAWARLQGGSARFRRAERMFSLVWGVVLLTECVVRVVGAYTLPVDTMVWVGNVIMVVAMGVGFLVSGALGAGPMAAMVVAEAKSEAEGERAESFQDGLASADLAPAK
- a CDS encoding HAD family hydrolase, with product MRYDLVIFDNDGVLVDSEPISNRHLAACLTELGHPTSYEDSLRDYMGSAMHRVHDLVLERTGRRLPEDFDDVFHARVFAAFERELKAVAGAGDVLETLAADGVPYCVASSGSHERIRVGHRATGLDRWFDDSRIFSSQDVGRGKPAPDLFLYAARRMGVVPERCVVVEDSPLGVRAAVAAGMDVYGFTAMTPAERLAGASQLFSDMGELADLLA
- a CDS encoding NAD-dependent epimerase/dehydratase family protein: MGKVVLVTGVARQLGGRFVRRIQRDPQVDRVLAVDAVPPEHHLGGADFIQADIRQPTIARVLAESGADTVVHMDVTGTALGSGSRTMVKETNVIGTMQLLGACQKSPTVKRLVVKSSTNVYGSAPRDPAVFTETTPPKSLPSGGFAKDTVEVEGYVRGFARRRPDVAVCVLRFANILGPSADTPLASYFSLPVLPTVFGYDPRLQFVHEDDVIEVLRIGSHEPERGTLNSGTFNIAGDGVLLLSQCSRRLGRPTVPLLLPAVTWAGSLVRTLGMSDFSPEQIRLLTHGRVVATDQMRETLGFKPKFTTAETFAEFARSHGPGLLPPEVLAGAVDRIAALPVLGGGHPPTQSAN
- a CDS encoding acetoin utilization protein AcuC, producing the protein MSGRAQLMWDEAVTGYDFGPEHPMDPVRLALTRKLVDAFGLDRDVEVVAAKPAGESTLRLVHRDDYIDAVKAASAEPGAADQSYGLGTMDDPAFAGMHDVSALIAGQSVGAAEAVWRGEASHAVNFAGGLHHAMPGGASGFCIYNDASLAIARLLELGAERVAYIDVDVHHGDGVQAAFWEDPRVLTISLHEHPRTLFPQTGWPEETGAASAEGSAVNVALPAGTGDAGWVRAFHAVVPELIADFRPQVLVTQHGADTHFEDPLAHLAVSLDAQRAVQVACHDLAHEYADGKWVALGGGGYAVVEVVPRSWTHLVGIAAGRPVEPEAVIPEGWRQEVFARTRQLAPARMTDGRWPVVWADWESGYDPGDRLDQAVLAARRAVFPLRGLLA
- a CDS encoding MFS transporter, which produces MTDVLRRGRASLALSFLAQGVAFALLVTRIPAIQDRYGVSDALLPAFLAAVPVLAGVGSVMTERLVKRIAPSRVLRWSQPVVLLALLGVGAGERMVELGVALAAFGLAVGALDASMNMLGVSLQRSYGRSIMLSFHAAYSLGGIVGASLAWVGAHWELALVVSYLPVVVVLLPAALVGSRWYVDGDVGREKVAEGSGESGPVVFKWLLPLCLVMTFAYIGDSTVSNWSAKYLQDVLGSSEQMATVPYNVYMVTTLLGRAIGDFGVRRFGAVVVVRGGALVAAAGFAVVAAAPGAWVGMAGFTLVGVGLCVLVPQTFAAAGRLFPGASDTAVARLNVFNYVGFLIGSPLVGALGDAWSYRGAMLVPMVLVLVTLGYARSFAAQPDRYGDGHERPRTADVGRGSNGL
- a CDS encoding helix-turn-helix domain-containing protein, translating into MAAAGERPLNEVQFLTVAEVASVMRVSKMTVYRLVHSGHLPAIRVGRSFRVPEQAVHEYLRESYVGVETA